A section of the Pseudomonas lini genome encodes:
- a CDS encoding transporter substrate-binding domain-containing protein, with amino-acid sequence MPSRLKDHLILMAAGLCLSTSVLAAKTAGEHYSLLSRSTAGHMEVQLDTSQRQWAKDKRELILGTSAPDYPPFDLTLSGHDYEGLTADYAGILGKAIGLPIKVQRFASRGAAIEALEKGQVDMLGTANGFEADNADIALSMPYAVDQPVLVTREGETRSLTDGLAGMRLSMVYHYLPLDEVRALYPKAIITSYPSYQNAINAVAFDQADVFLGDTISTHYMINKGYLNNIRMANFGKHEAHGFSFAVQKDNPNLLAIINVVLKTIPTSERENIAKRWSAGSDILLTDHKLQLSHREERWLAQHPVVRVVVNEAFAPLSFFDSDGNFRGVTADLLELIRLRTGLRFEIQRSRSDDEMIEQIANHQADLIAALLPSIQRETTLNFSRPYLENSFVLLTRKAADSPTNLTQLQDKRLAIAQGNPLVDYLRSEFPRINLVETPDTFSAVELLAVGQAEGAVNSLVIANYFISSRIFEQTLQISTTIGTRQAAFSLATGRDAKELNAILDKALLSIAPEELGIINNRWRGYSTPSQNTWRNYHRVFYQIVTGAGVLLLISVAWNAYMRRQIKQRQAAERALNDQLEFMRSLVNGTPHPIYVRDRQGLLQSCNDSYLETFCAKREDIIGKGVMQGCFSNAFEAREYQADYQRVMAEGTPLVLDRPLHIDDHKLTIYHWILPYRDSSGDVQGIIGGWIDISERRKLFDELRAAKERADEANRAKSTFLATMSHEIRTPMNAIIGMLELTLKRIDHRHPDRPAIDVAYHSAKDLLELIGDILDIARIESGRLSLSPERVNLAETVASVVRIFDGLARQKNLGLQLQFSPAKPATDVLLDPMRFKQVLSNLISNAIKFTQQGQVRISVELQPTDEPERVDLQLLVEDSGAGISEEDQQRLFEPFVQADNSSQSARGGAGLGLVISRNLCEMMGGSLQLNSERGVGTQVRVSLNLATLPTERIPEPVEPQIHLSTAPLNVLVVDDHPANRLLMCQQLEFLGHRFNVAADGEEGFEAWKNQPFDLVIADCNMPIMNGYELVRAIRQYEQQLQRPPCTVLGFTANAQPEERQRCKLAGMDDCLFKPLSLTALSQWVEGITPRVREPAFSLEGLHLLTGGNPSLNQRLLVELLNSNRLDREALLALSESKDRQSFLDIAHKIKGAARIVQASRLIDSCEALEQACNNRFHDDEVADCSKSMERAMLELEQALQQQMAHHDKSTMKEH; translated from the coding sequence ATGCCCAGCCGCTTGAAGGATCATCTAATACTCATGGCCGCGGGTTTATGCCTGAGTACCTCAGTACTCGCGGCCAAGACAGCCGGCGAGCATTACTCCCTGCTCAGTCGCTCGACGGCCGGGCACATGGAAGTCCAACTGGATACCTCACAACGACAATGGGCTAAAGACAAACGTGAATTGATCCTGGGTACATCGGCCCCGGACTATCCTCCTTTCGACCTGACCCTCAGCGGCCACGACTATGAAGGTTTGACCGCCGATTACGCAGGTATCCTCGGCAAGGCCATAGGGTTGCCGATCAAGGTGCAGCGTTTCGCATCCCGGGGGGCCGCGATCGAGGCGCTGGAAAAAGGCCAGGTCGACATGCTCGGCACCGCCAATGGGTTCGAAGCCGACAACGCCGACATTGCCTTATCCATGCCTTATGCGGTGGATCAACCCGTACTGGTGACACGAGAAGGAGAAACCAGATCGCTGACCGATGGACTTGCCGGCATGCGGCTCAGCATGGTGTATCACTATTTGCCTCTGGATGAGGTAAGGGCGCTGTATCCGAAGGCCATCATTACCTCCTATCCGTCCTACCAGAATGCGATCAATGCGGTTGCCTTCGACCAGGCCGACGTTTTTCTCGGCGACACCATTTCAACCCACTACATGATCAACAAGGGGTATCTGAACAACATCCGCATGGCCAACTTCGGTAAACACGAAGCCCATGGTTTCAGCTTTGCCGTGCAGAAGGACAACCCGAATCTGCTTGCAATCATCAACGTGGTACTCAAGACCATCCCCACCAGCGAGCGAGAAAACATTGCCAAACGCTGGAGTGCCGGCAGCGACATTCTTCTCACCGATCACAAACTGCAACTCAGCCACCGTGAAGAACGCTGGCTGGCACAACATCCGGTTGTGCGTGTCGTGGTTAATGAAGCGTTTGCGCCGCTGTCGTTTTTCGACAGCGACGGCAACTTTCGAGGTGTCACGGCTGATCTGCTCGAGCTGATCAGGTTGCGCACCGGTTTGCGTTTCGAAATCCAGCGCAGCCGAAGCGATGACGAGATGATCGAGCAGATCGCTAACCATCAGGCTGACCTGATCGCCGCCCTGCTCCCCAGCATCCAACGTGAAACGACGTTGAATTTCAGCCGCCCCTATCTGGAAAACTCCTTTGTGCTACTGACGCGCAAAGCGGCCGACAGCCCGACAAATCTCACGCAATTGCAGGACAAACGCCTGGCCATCGCTCAAGGCAATCCACTGGTGGATTACCTGCGCAGCGAGTTTCCGCGGATCAATCTGGTTGAAACCCCGGACACGTTCAGCGCCGTGGAATTGCTCGCCGTGGGCCAGGCAGAAGGTGCGGTGAACTCACTGGTGATCGCCAACTACTTCATCTCATCGCGGATCTTCGAACAGACACTTCAGATCAGCACCACCATCGGCACCCGACAGGCAGCGTTTTCCCTGGCGACCGGGCGCGACGCCAAAGAACTGAATGCCATCCTCGACAAGGCGCTGCTGAGCATTGCACCGGAGGAGCTGGGCATCATCAACAACCGCTGGCGTGGTTATTCGACGCCCTCGCAGAATACTTGGCGCAACTATCACCGAGTGTTCTATCAGATCGTTACAGGCGCTGGTGTTCTACTGCTGATATCCGTTGCCTGGAACGCCTATATGAGACGTCAGATAAAACAGCGTCAGGCGGCCGAACGCGCATTGAACGATCAACTGGAATTCATGCGATCACTGGTCAATGGCACACCTCATCCCATTTATGTGCGGGATCGCCAGGGATTGCTGCAAAGCTGCAACGATAGTTACCTGGAGACCTTCTGCGCGAAACGCGAAGACATCATTGGTAAAGGCGTCATGCAGGGCTGCTTCAGCAACGCCTTCGAAGCACGGGAATATCAGGCGGACTACCAACGCGTCATGGCCGAGGGCACGCCGCTGGTTCTCGACCGTCCGTTGCACATCGACGACCACAAGCTGACGATCTATCACTGGATTCTTCCCTATCGCGACTCGAGCGGTGATGTGCAAGGCATCATCGGCGGCTGGATCGATATCAGCGAGCGGCGGAAACTGTTTGATGAGTTGCGGGCAGCGAAAGAGCGCGCCGATGAAGCCAACCGAGCTAAAAGCACCTTTCTGGCGACCATGAGCCATGAGATCCGCACGCCAATGAATGCAATCATCGGCATGCTCGAACTGACACTCAAGCGTATCGATCACCGTCATCCGGATCGACCCGCCATCGACGTCGCGTACCACTCAGCGAAAGACCTGCTGGAACTGATCGGGGACATTCTCGATATTGCGCGCATCGAATCCGGGCGTCTGAGCCTGAGCCCGGAGCGCGTCAATCTGGCTGAAACCGTCGCCTCGGTGGTGCGGATTTTCGACGGGCTGGCCCGGCAGAAAAATCTCGGGCTGCAACTGCAATTCAGCCCTGCCAAACCGGCGACTGATGTCCTGTTGGACCCGATGCGCTTCAAGCAGGTGCTGTCCAATCTGATCAGCAATGCCATCAAGTTTACGCAACAGGGCCAAGTCAGGATCAGCGTAGAGTTGCAGCCGACCGACGAGCCCGAGCGAGTTGACCTGCAATTGCTGGTTGAAGACAGTGGCGCAGGGATCAGCGAGGAGGATCAACAGCGGTTGTTCGAGCCTTTTGTCCAGGCCGATAACTCCAGCCAGTCAGCCAGAGGCGGCGCGGGGCTTGGCCTGGTGATCAGCCGCAATCTATGCGAAATGATGGGCGGCAGCCTGCAATTGAACAGTGAGCGGGGAGTCGGCACACAGGTTCGGGTTTCGCTGAACCTGGCAACCCTGCCGACGGAACGGATACCGGAACCTGTCGAGCCGCAAATTCACTTGAGCACTGCCCCCTTGAACGTGCTGGTGGTCGATGATCACCCGGCCAATCGCTTGCTCATGTGCCAGCAACTGGAGTTTCTGGGGCATCGATTCAACGTCGCTGCGGATGGCGAGGAAGGGTTCGAGGCATGGAAGAATCAGCCATTCGATCTGGTGATTGCAGATTGCAACATGCCGATCATGAATGGATATGAGCTGGTCCGTGCCATTCGCCAATATGAACAGCAACTGCAGCGCCCTCCCTGTACCGTTTTGGGTTTCACCGCCAACGCGCAGCCGGAGGAAAGACAACGCTGCAAACTGGCCGGGATGGACGATTGCCTGTTCAAGCCCCTCAGCCTGACGGCCTTGAGCCAATGGGTCGAAGGCATCACGCCGAGGGTCCGCGAGCCAGCCTTCAGCCTGGAAGGGCTGCACCTGTTGACCGGTGGCAACCCGTCACTCAACCAGCGATTGTTGGTCGAACTGCTGAACAGCAACCGCCTGGACCGCGAAGCGCTGCTGGCGTTATCCGAGTCGAAGGACCGGCAGTCATTCCTCGACATTGCCCACAAAATCAAGGGCGCGGCCCGAATCGTCCAGGCCTCCCGACTGATCGACAGTTGCGAGGCGCTCGAACAGGCCTGCAATAACAGATTCCACGACGATGAAGTGGCCGATTGCAGCAAGTCCATGGAGCGCGCCATGCTCGAACTCGAGCAGGCGTTGCAACAACAGATGGCACACCATGACAAAAGCACAATGAAGGAGCATTAA
- a CDS encoding HD domain-containing phosphohydrolase: MPSPLRPDQRRFPLHIHISVMFTFLLLLTGVVLGIFNYRQTTRIILSSSEKLFNRIEQDVRLDLHRIYQPIRHLLSLLADIPATQAPGLEQRLALLKPFSQSLKDNPDLASLYLGYSNGDFFMVRPLPTGALKALVKAPDTAAYQVWSIEHSSSGQIRSQSLFFDQNLALISRQDNPDETYDPRARAWFSSARGNRDQITTAPYLFFSTHNVGTTLARSSGEHAVMGADLTLAELSATLAEHVVTPSTEIVLFDAEGNAIAYPDSSKLIIDDQTARLTKAADLSPTLAALLTSPAEVNRLNAAGRQWIVARSSIQEGGPQGLQLALLVPEDELLVDAYRMRWQGALITLATLLLCLPMGWLTSRILVKPLRALVQEADAIRSFDFNFPASRRSPVLEVDQLSVSMARMKDTLASFFQITDSLSAETRFAPLLQRVLFETVKIGQAQAGLLYLRESDDDRVEPHALVINGSSQALPSFAIQGHTPQDLQSPQWMQKLSSTNNVVTSLGFEEAGDLQKVLLALECPRVHLIGIRLHNRHNETVGLLVLLLADSGTQDDLEKLRPDRIAFLQAVSGAAAVSIESQRLQAKQKQLLDSFIQLLAGAIDAKSPYTGGHCQRVPVLTLMLAQAAAASQDPAFSSYQPTEDEWETLHIAAWLHDCGKVTTPEYVVDKATKLETLNDRIHEIRTRFEVLKRDAWINYWQAIALGGDEQRLAQLRNANLAALDDDFAFIARCNLGSEAMAEADLQRLNTIAQRTWTRTLDDRLGVSWEENRRQARTPTPTLPVSEPLLADKPEHLLERADSELIPADNPWGFKLDVPRYKYNRGELYNLGITRGTLTREERYIINHHMVQTILMLNHLPFPGHLNNIAEIAGGHHEKMDGTGYPKRLKREDMSLPARMIAIADIFEALTAADRPYKKAKSLSEALGIMATMCRDAHIDAELFGLFINDEVYLQYANRFLDPRQIDAVDPSSLLIKAGLMA, translated from the coding sequence ATGCCCAGCCCACTGCGCCCGGATCAACGCCGGTTCCCCCTGCACATCCATATCAGCGTGATGTTCACCTTCCTGTTGTTACTGACCGGGGTGGTACTGGGCATTTTCAACTATCGGCAAACCACCCGGATCATTCTTTCCAGCAGCGAAAAACTCTTCAACCGTATCGAGCAGGATGTCCGTCTGGACCTGCATCGCATCTATCAGCCGATTCGCCACCTGCTGAGCCTGCTGGCGGATATTCCGGCGACCCAGGCGCCCGGCCTTGAGCAGCGCCTGGCGTTGCTCAAGCCCTTCAGCCAATCACTCAAGGACAACCCCGATCTGGCCTCGTTATATCTGGGTTACAGCAATGGCGACTTCTTCATGGTTCGTCCTTTGCCGACCGGAGCCCTGAAAGCACTGGTCAAGGCACCCGACACGGCGGCGTATCAGGTATGGAGCATCGAACACTCAAGCAGCGGTCAGATCCGCTCCCAATCATTGTTTTTCGATCAGAACCTGGCCCTCATCAGTCGTCAGGACAACCCCGACGAAACCTACGATCCCCGTGCCCGTGCCTGGTTCTCCAGCGCCCGCGGCAACCGTGATCAGATCACCACCGCGCCCTACCTTTTTTTCTCCACCCACAATGTCGGCACCACACTGGCCCGGAGCAGTGGCGAGCATGCGGTGATGGGGGCCGACCTTACGCTGGCGGAACTGTCGGCGACCCTGGCCGAACATGTGGTGACCCCCAGTACCGAAATTGTGCTGTTCGATGCCGAGGGGAATGCCATCGCCTACCCCGACAGTAGCAAACTGATTATCGACGACCAGACGGCGCGGTTGACCAAAGCCGCAGACCTGAGCCCCACACTCGCGGCGCTGCTCACCAGCCCCGCCGAGGTCAATCGATTGAACGCCGCGGGTCGTCAATGGATCGTGGCGCGCAGCAGTATCCAGGAGGGTGGCCCGCAGGGACTGCAACTGGCACTACTGGTGCCGGAGGACGAATTGCTCGTCGATGCCTACCGCATGCGCTGGCAAGGCGCGTTGATTACCCTGGCGACGCTGCTGTTGTGCCTGCCGATGGGTTGGCTGACCTCGAGAATCCTGGTCAAACCCTTGCGTGCCCTGGTGCAGGAAGCCGATGCAATTCGCAGTTTCGATTTCAATTTTCCGGCTTCCCGTCGCTCGCCAGTGCTTGAAGTCGACCAATTGAGCGTGTCGATGGCGCGTATGAAAGACACCCTGGCGAGTTTTTTCCAGATCACCGACAGCCTGAGCGCCGAGACCCGTTTCGCCCCGCTGCTGCAACGGGTGCTGTTTGAAACCGTGAAGATCGGCCAGGCCCAGGCCGGTCTGCTCTACCTGCGCGAAAGTGATGACGATCGCGTGGAGCCTCATGCGCTGGTCATCAATGGGAGCTCACAGGCATTGCCGTCATTCGCCATTCAAGGACACACACCTCAGGATCTGCAGAGCCCTCAATGGATGCAGAAATTGTCGAGCACCAACAATGTCGTCACCAGCCTGGGTTTTGAAGAGGCGGGGGATTTGCAGAAGGTTTTGCTGGCACTGGAGTGCCCACGGGTTCATCTGATCGGTATCCGGCTGCACAATCGTCACAACGAAACAGTCGGGCTGCTGGTCTTGCTGCTGGCCGACAGCGGCACGCAGGACGACCTGGAAAAACTTCGCCCGGACCGCATCGCGTTTCTCCAGGCGGTTTCCGGTGCCGCCGCGGTGAGTATCGAAAGTCAGCGCCTGCAAGCCAAGCAGAAGCAGTTGCTGGACTCATTTATTCAACTGCTGGCTGGCGCGATCGATGCCAAGAGTCCCTATACCGGCGGGCACTGCCAGCGGGTGCCGGTACTGACGCTGATGCTGGCGCAGGCGGCCGCAGCCAGTCAGGACCCGGCCTTCAGCAGCTATCAGCCCACCGAAGATGAATGGGAAACCCTGCACATCGCCGCCTGGCTGCATGATTGCGGCAAGGTCACTACGCCTGAATACGTGGTCGACAAAGCCACGAAGCTTGAGACCCTGAACGACCGCATCCACGAAATCCGCACCCGTTTCGAAGTACTCAAGCGTGATGCCTGGATCAACTATTGGCAGGCCATCGCCCTGGGAGGAGACGAACAGCGTCTGGCGCAATTGCGCAATGCGAACCTGGCGGCGCTGGATGATGATTTCGCGTTCATCGCCCGCTGCAATCTCGGCAGCGAGGCCATGGCCGAGGCCGATCTGCAACGCCTGAACACCATCGCCCAACGCACCTGGACCCGAACCCTGGATGATCGACTGGGGGTCTCGTGGGAAGAGAACCGTCGCCAGGCCCGGACCCCGACGCCGACCCTGCCGGTCAGCGAGCCACTGCTGGCGGATAAACCCGAACACTTGCTCGAACGCGCCGACAGCGAACTGATCCCGGCCGATAATCCGTGGGGGTTCAAGCTCGACGTACCGCGCTACAAGTACAACCGGGGCGAGCTTTACAATCTGGGCATCACCCGAGGCACCCTGACCCGCGAGGAGCGCTACATCATCAATCACCACATGGTGCAGACGATTCTGATGCTCAATCACCTGCCCTTCCCCGGCCACCTCAATAACATCGCGGAGATCGCCGGCGGCCACCACGAAAAAATGGACGGCACCGGTTATCCCAAACGGTTGAAACGCGAAGACATGAGCTTGCCGGCGCGGATGATCGCGATAGCCGATATTTTCGAAGCGCTGACCGCCGCCGATCGCCCCTACAAGAAAGCCAAGTCCTTGAGCGAAGCGCTGGGCATCATGGCCACCATGTGCCGTGACGCCCACATTGACGCTGAGTTGTTCGGGCTGTTCATCAACGACGAAGTCTACTTGCAGTACGCCAACCGTTTTCTCGACCCACGGCAGATTGATGCGGTCGACCCGTCAAGCCTGCTGATCAAGGCCGGCTTGATGGCCTGA
- a CDS encoding response regulator: protein MKIPMFKHDWRILLVEDHPFQLRATQYLLESYGFTQLTATDSAEAALQQMLKAAQPFDILLCDQCLPDLPGLDLIEYASHRGMIRQAILLSSLTSVELDQLKVMAHEHGLPLLGYLIKPLKQSDFRNLLTLASS from the coding sequence ATGAAAATACCTATGTTCAAACATGATTGGCGCATCTTGCTGGTGGAAGATCATCCCTTTCAGCTACGAGCGACTCAATACCTGCTCGAGAGTTATGGCTTCACCCAATTGACTGCCACTGACAGTGCCGAAGCCGCCTTGCAACAAATGCTCAAGGCTGCGCAACCGTTCGATATTCTTTTGTGCGACCAATGCCTGCCTGACCTTCCAGGCCTCGACTTGATCGAATACGCCAGTCACCGGGGGATGATCAGGCAGGCAATACTTTTGAGCAGCCTGACATCCGTCGAACTGGACCAACTTAAAGTAATGGCCCACGAACATGGACTGCCCTTGCTCGGTTACTTGATCAAACCATTGAAACAATCAGACTTCAGAAACTTGTTGACCTTGGCTTCATCCTAA
- a CDS encoding response regulator produces the protein MNSVFIVDDHPVIRLAVRMLLEHEGYKVVGETDNGVDAMQMVRECMPDLIILDISIPKLDGLEVLSRFNAMSTPLKTLVLTAQCPTLFGIRCMQSGASGYVCKQEDLSELMSAIKAVLSGYNYFPSQALNPVRRDDARWSDLELFKSVNDRELMVLQLFAQGRTNKEIAKGMFLSNKTVSTYKKRLMQKLKAKSLVELIDMAKRNALV, from the coding sequence ATGAACTCCGTTTTTATTGTCGACGATCACCCTGTTATCCGCCTTGCCGTTCGAATGCTGCTGGAACATGAAGGTTACAAAGTCGTCGGCGAAACTGACAATGGGGTCGATGCAATGCAGATGGTTCGCGAATGCATGCCTGACCTGATCATCCTCGACATCAGTATTCCCAAACTGGATGGGCTGGAAGTTCTTTCCCGTTTCAACGCCATGAGTACCCCCTTAAAAACACTGGTGTTAACTGCACAGTGCCCGACACTTTTCGGTATTCGATGCATGCAGTCCGGTGCATCGGGCTATGTTTGCAAGCAGGAAGACCTCAGTGAACTGATGAGTGCGATCAAAGCGGTCTTATCAGGTTACAACTACTTTCCCAGTCAAGCCTTGAACCCTGTTCGTCGTGACGACGCGCGCTGGTCCGACCTGGAATTGTTTAAATCCGTCAATGATCGAGAGCTGATGGTATTACAACTTTTCGCCCAAGGTCGCACCAATAAAGAAATTGCCAAGGGCATGTTTCTCAGCAACAAAACGGTCAGTACTTATAAAAAACGACTCATGCAGAAACTCAAAGCCAAATCCTTGGTTGAACTCATCGATATGGCAAAACGTAACGCGTTAGTGTGA
- a CDS encoding GAF domain-containing protein, producing MIDLQKSGQGLEGYGMLWAQLESLLADERDFIANAAQFSAFLFNQLDDLNWAGFYLNRNEELVLGPFQGQIACVRIPFGRGVCGAAAATLQTQRVEDVHAFPGHIACDSASNSELVVPLVKDGRLIGVLDLDSPKLARFTAGDQAGIEQLAAIFLRLTDC from the coding sequence GCATGTTGTGGGCACAACTGGAATCGCTGCTGGCGGACGAGCGTGATTTTATCGCCAACGCCGCACAATTTTCGGCGTTTCTGTTCAACCAGCTCGACGATCTGAACTGGGCGGGTTTCTACCTTAATCGCAACGAAGAACTGGTACTTGGTCCGTTTCAGGGGCAGATCGCCTGTGTACGAATTCCATTCGGTCGCGGTGTGTGCGGGGCGGCGGCGGCCACCTTGCAGACTCAACGGGTTGAAGATGTACACGCGTTCCCCGGGCACATCGCCTGCGACAGTGCCTCGAACAGTGAACTGGTGGTGCCACTGGTCAAGGACGGTCGACTGATCGGTGTGCTGGACCTCGACAGCCCGAAGCTCGCACGTTTTACCGCTGGCGATCAGGCCGGTATCGAACAACTGGCGGCGATTTTCCTGCGTCTGACCGACTGCTGA
- a CDS encoding deoxyguanosinetriphosphate triphosphohydrolase produces MDWQTLLTRERLGKPVHSPEELGRSPFHKDHDRIIFSGAFRRLGRKTQVHPVSSNDHIHTRLTHSLEVSCVGRSLGMRVGETIRSALPDWCEPSDLGMVVQSACLAHDIGNPPFGHSGEDAIRHWFQQAAGRGWLDAMSEAERNDFLNFEGNAQGFRVLTQLEYHQFEGGTRLTYATLGTYLKYPWTARHADSLGYKKHKFGCYQSELPLLEQIAHKLGLPQLEEQRWARHPLVYLMEAADDICYALIDLEDGLEMELLEYAEVESLLLDLVGDDLPETYRQLGPQDSRRRKLAILRGKAIEHLTNAAARAFVEQQDALLAGTLPGDLVEHMHGPAKRCVLNAKDMARKKIFQDKRKTLHEIGAYTTLEILLNAFCGAALEQHNGRTPSFKHRRILDLLGNNAPDPQGPLHTSFLRMIDFIAGMTDSYASEMALEMTGRSSHG; encoded by the coding sequence TTGGATTGGCAAACCCTGCTTACCCGCGAACGCCTCGGAAAGCCTGTACACAGCCCGGAAGAACTCGGCCGCAGCCCTTTCCATAAAGACCATGACCGCATCATTTTCTCGGGCGCGTTTCGCCGTCTCGGGCGCAAGACCCAGGTCCATCCGGTCTCCAGCAACGATCATATCCACACGCGCCTGACCCATTCGCTGGAAGTCAGCTGCGTCGGCCGTTCGCTAGGCATGCGCGTTGGTGAAACCATCCGCAGCGCCCTGCCCGACTGGTGCGAACCGAGCGACCTGGGCATGGTGGTGCAATCGGCTTGCCTGGCCCATGACATTGGTAATCCGCCCTTCGGTCATTCCGGTGAAGACGCGATCCGCCACTGGTTCCAGCAGGCCGCAGGCCGTGGCTGGCTGGATGCGATGAGCGAAGCCGAACGCAATGACTTCCTCAATTTCGAAGGCAATGCCCAGGGTTTCCGGGTGCTTACCCAGCTTGAATACCACCAGTTCGAAGGGGGTACCCGGCTGACCTACGCCACGCTGGGTACCTACCTGAAATACCCGTGGACGGCTCGGCACGCCGACTCACTAGGCTACAAGAAGCACAAGTTCGGCTGCTATCAGAGCGAACTGCCGTTGCTGGAACAGATCGCTCATAAACTCGGCCTGCCGCAGCTGGAAGAACAGCGTTGGGCGCGTCATCCGCTGGTGTACCTGATGGAGGCCGCCGACGATATCTGCTACGCGCTGATCGATCTGGAAGATGGCCTGGAGATGGAGCTGCTGGAATACGCCGAAGTCGAGTCCCTGCTGCTGGACCTGGTGGGCGACGATCTCCCGGAAACCTATCGCCAGCTCGGTCCCCAGGATTCGCGTCGGCGCAAACTGGCGATCCTGCGGGGCAAAGCCATCGAACACCTGACCAACGCAGCAGCCCGAGCCTTCGTCGAGCAACAGGACGCGCTGCTGGCCGGCACGCTCCCTGGCGACCTGGTGGAACATATGCATGGCCCCGCCAAACGCTGCGTCTTGAATGCCAAGGACATGGCGCGCAAAAAAATCTTCCAGGACAAGCGCAAGACACTCCACGAAATCGGCGCCTACACCACCCTGGAAATCCTGCTCAACGCCTTTTGCGGCGCGGCACTGGAGCAACACAACGGTCGCACGCCATCCTTCAAGCACCGCCGCATACTCGACCTGTTGGGCAACAATGCGCCCGATCCTCAGGGCCCTTTGCACACCTCCTTCTTGCGCATGATTGATTTCATCGCCGGCATGACCGACAGCTATGCCAGTGAAATGGCGCTGGAAATGACCGGTCGTTCAAGCCACGGATAG